A genomic segment from Janibacter sp. DB-40 encodes:
- the gcvH gene encoding glycine cleavage system protein GcvH, translating to MSDATYPEDLRYSSDHEWVATTESGRVRVGITHYAQDALGDVVYVSLPEVGDTVEVGDSCGEVESTKSVSDLYAPLAGTVTAVNEALDATPELVNTAPYTEGWMYELELAEGADTSDLLDAAAYRAEID from the coding sequence ATGAGCGACGCCACCTACCCCGAGGACCTCCGGTACAGCAGCGACCACGAGTGGGTGGCCACGACCGAGTCCGGTCGGGTGCGGGTGGGGATCACCCACTACGCGCAGGATGCACTCGGCGACGTGGTCTACGTCAGCCTCCCCGAGGTCGGCGACACCGTCGAGGTCGGCGACTCCTGCGGTGAGGTGGAGTCCACCAAGTCCGTCAGCGACCTGTACGCGCCGCTGGCGGGCACGGTCACGGCCGTCAACGAGGCGCTGGACGCGACCCCGGAGCTGGTCAACACCGCGCCCTACACCGAGGGCTGGATGTACGAGCTGGAGCTCGCCGAGGGCGCCGACACCTCGGATCTGCTCGACGCCGCTGCCTACCGCGCCGAGATCGACTGA
- a CDS encoding FHA domain-containing protein, producing MSGNQNDQPARQDPATQQFTGIGSSAPADLPESDYHLSREEQATVDALHPGTALLIVLRGPNSGARFLLDDAEITTGRGPDRDIFLDDVTVSRKHAVFAREERGFGVRDVGSLNGTYVNKERIDQVALRTGDEVQIGKFRLVYYASAATS from the coding sequence ATGAGCGGCAACCAGAACGACCAGCCCGCACGACAGGACCCGGCGACCCAGCAGTTCACCGGGATCGGGAGCAGCGCACCTGCCGACCTGCCGGAGTCCGACTACCACCTCAGCCGGGAGGAGCAGGCGACGGTGGACGCGCTCCACCCCGGCACTGCCCTGCTCATCGTCCTTCGCGGTCCCAACTCGGGCGCGCGCTTCCTCCTTGACGATGCCGAGATCACCACCGGTCGCGGACCGGACCGCGACATCTTCCTCGACGACGTCACGGTCTCGCGCAAGCACGCGGTCTTCGCGCGCGAGGAGCGTGGCTTCGGCGTGCGCGACGTGGGCTCCCTCAACGGGACCTACGTCAACAAGGAGCGGATCGACCAGGTCGCGCTACGCACCGGTGACGAGGTGCAGATCGGCAAGTTCCGCCTCGTCTACTACGCCAGCGCCGCGACCAGCTGA
- a CDS encoding DUF881 domain-containing protein — MRTTGALEPMTVQQGEEPLVRPEEPRPPVDESELDYVETKGVHPLGRRPDASMTLLTSMLERPLDPGYAAAAERREAAGLPRSSGTRRPMLIVSLLLIGLMIGVSTANLRGDEGARADARARLISQIEDRQEAVDERDGRIRELRAEIATATALLDPDLVGTQQEGISVASGLVPVGGPGLRVTLDDAPDSRTSADGDPRTGINDEGRVRSKDLQLITNGLWSAGAEAIAVNGQRLTSRTAIRFAGEAILVNFRPLTRPYTIEAIGDPEQMQTNFAESSAGSYMTGLRSNYGIETTLTTQDELELPSATNVRTRAATAIPSGATPPVTPRKKETP, encoded by the coding sequence GTGCGCACGACCGGTGCACTCGAGCCCATGACCGTCCAGCAGGGGGAGGAGCCTCTCGTGCGACCTGAGGAGCCGCGCCCTCCCGTCGACGAGTCCGAGCTGGACTACGTCGAGACGAAGGGGGTCCATCCCCTGGGGCGCCGCCCCGACGCCTCCATGACCCTGCTGACCTCGATGCTCGAACGGCCACTGGACCCCGGCTACGCGGCCGCGGCGGAGAGGCGCGAGGCCGCCGGACTGCCGCGCTCCAGTGGTACCCGCCGCCCGATGCTGATCGTCTCGCTGCTGCTCATCGGTCTGATGATCGGGGTGAGCACGGCGAACCTGCGCGGCGACGAGGGTGCGCGCGCCGACGCCCGCGCCCGGCTGATCAGCCAGATCGAGGACCGTCAGGAGGCGGTCGACGAGCGCGACGGCCGGATCCGGGAGCTGCGCGCGGAGATCGCCACCGCCACCGCACTGCTGGACCCCGACCTGGTGGGGACCCAGCAGGAGGGGATCAGCGTTGCCAGTGGACTCGTACCCGTCGGCGGTCCCGGCCTGCGCGTCACGCTCGATGATGCTCCCGACAGCCGAACCAGCGCCGACGGCGACCCTCGGACGGGGATCAACGACGAGGGGCGAGTGCGCTCCAAGGACCTGCAGCTGATCACCAACGGGCTGTGGAGCGCGGGTGCGGAGGCGATCGCCGTCAACGGGCAGCGACTGACGTCCAGGACCGCCATCCGCTTCGCCGGCGAGGCCATCCTCGTCAACTTCCGCCCCCTGACCCGTCCGTACACGATCGAGGCCATCGGTGACCCGGAGCAGATGCAGACGAACTTCGCCGAGAGCTCGGCCGGCTCCTACATGACGGGCCTGCGCAGCAACTACGGCATCGAGACGACACTGACCACGCAGGACGAGCTCGAGCTGCCCAGCGCCACCAACGTCCGCACCCGCGCGGCAACGGCCATCCCCTCGGGGGCGACGCCGCCAGTGACCCCCCGGAAGAAGGAGACCCCATGA
- a CDS encoding small basic family protein — MIPAFGLLVGIVLGLVLQPDVPVWMQPYLPIAVIAALDAVFGAVRATLDGIFNDKVFVVSFLSNVLVAAFIVFLGDQLGVGSQMSTGVVVILGVRIFSNVASIRRHLFKA; from the coding sequence ATGATCCCCGCGTTCGGCCTGCTGGTCGGGATCGTCCTCGGCCTCGTCCTGCAGCCCGATGTCCCCGTGTGGATGCAGCCGTACCTGCCCATCGCGGTCATCGCCGCCCTGGACGCGGTCTTCGGCGCCGTCCGGGCCACGCTGGACGGCATCTTCAACGACAAGGTCTTCGTCGTCAGCTTCCTGTCGAACGTCCTGGTGGCCGCCTTCATCGTCTTCCTCGGCGACCAGCTCGGCGTCGGCTCCCAGATGTCGACAGGGGTCGTGGTCATCCTCGGTGTGCGGATCTTCTCCAACGTGGCCTCCATCCGACGACACCTGTTCAAGGCATGA
- a CDS encoding DUF881 domain-containing protein: MSKDMDDSSAKDPGRAGEQETGAKPGTRPPAAGSGRSSKASWRRIYLMARPRLTRANVFALLLASLLGFALATQVRQTQAEGLEDLRQDELVRILDDVTQNGSRLDEEIAELEETRDRLANSEGNSPEALAAAQERAETLGILAGTERATGPGITLRIEDQGGEVDAATLLDAVQELRDAGAEAMQVADARIIASTWFRDSEEGIVVDGRTLDPPYTFIVIGDPQTMSSAMEIPGGVSESIRSKGGEVTVHEYSSINVEALHSNSSPRYAQPHPEPTDGLQ; the protein is encoded by the coding sequence ATGAGCAAGGACATGGACGACAGCAGCGCGAAGGACCCGGGACGGGCGGGGGAGCAGGAGACGGGCGCGAAGCCCGGCACGAGGCCTCCTGCCGCAGGCTCCGGGCGCAGCAGCAAGGCCTCCTGGCGCAGGATCTACCTGATGGCGCGCCCGCGACTGACGCGAGCCAATGTCTTCGCCCTCCTGCTCGCGTCGCTGCTCGGATTCGCCCTCGCCACCCAGGTACGACAGACCCAGGCGGAGGGTCTGGAGGACCTCCGTCAGGACGAGCTGGTGCGCATCCTCGACGACGTCACCCAGAACGGCAGCCGCCTCGACGAGGAGATCGCCGAGCTGGAGGAGACACGTGATCGGCTCGCCAACAGCGAGGGCAACTCGCCGGAGGCGCTCGCCGCCGCCCAGGAGCGGGCCGAGACCCTCGGCATCCTGGCGGGTACGGAGCGGGCGACCGGGCCCGGGATCACCCTGCGCATCGAGGACCAGGGGGGCGAGGTCGACGCGGCGACCCTCCTGGACGCCGTGCAGGAGCTGCGTGACGCGGGCGCCGAGGCCATGCAGGTCGCGGACGCGCGGATCATCGCGAGCACGTGGTTCCGGGACAGCGAGGAGGGCATCGTGGTCGACGGCAGGACCCTCGACCCGCCCTACACCTTCATCGTCATCGGTGACCCGCAGACGATGAGCTCGGCGATGGAGATCCCCGGTGGGGTGTCCGAGTCGATCCGCAGCAAGGGGGGAGAGGTGACCGTGCACGAGTACTCCTCGATCAACGTGGAGGCATTGCACTCCAATTCATCGCCTCGTTACGCTCAGCCCCACCCGGAGCCGACCGACGGCTTGCAGTGA